In the genome of Photobacterium sp. TLY01, one region contains:
- the hutC gene encoding histidine utilization repressor, with product MTSAPRYQQIKEYLDQKIQSREWPPGYKIPTEIELSEQFEVSRMTANKAIKELVNEGFLERTPRLGTFVCNKKAESPLMEIRNIATEVKSRGHQYSSKVITQQQVKARDEIALRLGVRHDTTVYFTQIVHYENKVPIQLEERWVNPHFAPDYIQQDFTTQTPNEYLMQTCPLSDIEHTVEAILPPSHISELLEMAVESPCLLLNRRTWSNTNLISTALLYHPGDKYKLSSRTRVI from the coding sequence ATGACAAGCGCACCGCGTTATCAGCAAATCAAAGAGTATCTCGACCAGAAAATCCAGAGTCGTGAATGGCCACCCGGATATAAGATCCCCACCGAAATTGAGCTGTCTGAGCAGTTTGAAGTCAGTCGGATGACAGCCAATAAAGCGATCAAAGAGCTGGTGAATGAAGGGTTTCTGGAACGCACTCCCCGTTTAGGTACTTTTGTCTGTAATAAAAAAGCTGAATCTCCCTTGATGGAAATTCGAAACATCGCAACGGAAGTCAAGAGCCGGGGTCATCAGTATTCCAGCAAAGTGATCACGCAGCAGCAGGTCAAAGCCCGCGATGAAATTGCATTACGCTTAGGCGTGCGGCATGACACGACTGTGTATTTTACTCAAATCGTCCATTACGAAAACAAGGTGCCGATTCAGCTGGAAGAACGCTGGGTGAATCCACACTTTGCCCCGGATTATATCCAGCAGGATTTCACGACTCAGACACCCAATGAGTATCTGATGCAGACCTGCCCGCTCAGCGATATTGAGCATACTGTTGAAGCCATTCTGCCCCCGTCGCATATCAGTGAGTTACTCGAAATGGCGGTCGAGTCGCCATGCCTGCTGCTCAATCGCCGTACCTGGAGTAACACCAATCTCATCAGTACCGCACTGCTGTATCACCCCGGCGATAAATACAAGCTCAGTTCCAGGACCCGCGTTATTTAA